Below is a genomic region from Pseudarthrobacter sulfonivorans.
TCCATCCCTGTGGACAGGCCCAGCCCCGACAGTCACCGGCCATTTCGGCCGGCTAATCCAATCGTGATCCGCTGAAGCGGGCCTGTCCAGAGCCCCTGCAGTCGCTGCGAGGACTGCCCGTGGAGGCACACCGGCTTAGGCGATGCGGGTTCCGCGTGCCAGCCTGTGTGCCGGGGTGCGCAGCGAGCGCCAGCCCAGCCACATCAGCAGCCCGGCAAGCAGCAGCTGCAGGCCGAGCCCCAGCGGCCACAAGGGAGTGGACTGTGCCAGGTACTGCGGCTTGGCCTCCCCGTTGGCGCAGGGGTAGGTGCCCTCCGGACCGGCCATGGCGTAGCGTGCACCCTGGCTGATGGATTCGATGGCCCCCACCGGTGACGACATTCCGAGGCCACTGTTGACGCGGACCGTGTAGGGGATGGCATCGGCCACGACCACGTAAGGGTTCATGGCCAGCATCCACGCCACCCTTTCGGTGCGAACTGCTGGCTGGGCGCGCAGCGGTCCGGAGCAGGTGTACTGCGGTTCCTGCGGCGCTGTTTCGTCGGGTACCGGCTGCAGCGGTTCGTAGTTGCGGTACTGCGCTTGGTTGGCCATGATGGTGCCCTGCGAGAGCCCGGTGCCCAGGCCGAAGGCAATCAGGGAACCGAAAACCAGCCCGGCCACGGCAAGGTACGTGACGACAATCGAGAACAGCGGGCGCCCCGCCAGCGCGGAAATTCCGACGCCGATGGCACAGACCACACCCACCTCAACCGCGAGCATCAGCAGGGCCACGATGACATGGCCGGGCGTCATGCCGCCGAGGGACACTCCGATGACCAGGAACGGCGTGCTGGCAACCAGGAAGGCAAGGGCGGCGGCCCACGCCGCGAAGAACTTGCCCCACAGGATCTGTCCGGGACGGAGCAGGGTCACCTGAAGGATGGCCAGGGTCCCGCCGGCGCGGTCGCCGTTGACGGCATTGGCAGACAGTGCGGGCGCCACCAGCAATGCGAAGAGGAGGACAAAGGCCAGGACCACTTCGAAGATCATGGACCCCGGTCCCTGGTCGGGCGGCATGAAGTTGGAGTAGGCGCGCTGGGCTTCGCGCTGGGCGTTCCAGCTGGCCCACGTCAGCCAGGTCACCAGGCCCGTCAGGATGAACCAGATGGCCAGCATGATGTACCAGCCGCGGGACCGGAGCCGCTGCTTGAGTTCCAGGACCACCACATCCCGGATGCCGGCAAGGTAGCCGGCACCAAAGCCGGAAGCCGGCGGGCGCTGCGTTGGTTCTGTCTGCTGGCTCATCGCCGCTCCCCCTCAAGGTTCATGTAAGTCTCTTCCAGGGCACCCGAGGCCGGGGCAAAGGAGCTGACCCCGACGCCGGCCAGCACCAGGTCGCGCAGGAGGCGGGCGGCGTCGTCGTCGTTCAGCAACACCAGGCTGACGGCCGGCCGGCGGCCGTCCTCAACCCGGAACGCCAGGCCCAAGTCCGTGAGTTTGGCGGCGAGCGCTGCGCCGTCCGTTGCCGAGATGGCGTAGCGCCTTCCGGAGGCGGCAGCTGCGTCCGTGGTCTGGTGCCGGACCGTCTTCCCTCGGTTGACGAACACCGCTGCGTCGGCAATTTCGTCCAGCTCGCTGAGCACGTGGGAGGAGACCACAATGGACTTCCCCTCCGCCGCAAGCTGCCGCAGCATCACCCGCAGCTCCACCCGCGATCCCGGGTCCAGGCCTGACGCCGGCTCATCGAGCAGCAGCACGGACGGATCGTGGATCAGTGCGCGGGCCAGGCTGAGGCGCTGCTGCTGACCCCGGGACAGGACACGGGCCGGCTGGTCTGCAAGGTCGCTCAGGCGGACGCGGTCCAGCATCTCGGTGACGCGCTGCGGGATGCCGGCCTTGGGCAGCCGGTAGAAACGGGCTATCTGGGTGAGGATCTCACGGGCGGTCAGGGACTCCCACACGCCCAGGGTGTCCGGCATCCAGCCAATCCTTTTCCGCACTTCCGCGCGGTGGTGCTGCGGATCCAGCCCATCCACCGTGACAGTGCCGGAATCCGGCGCCAGCAGTGAAGCCAGCATGAGCAACAGCGTGGTTTTACCGGCACCGTTGGGGCCGATCAGCGCGGTGACTTTTCCCGACGGAGCATGGAAATCCATGTGCTCGACGGCGTGCACCTGCCCGAAGCTGCGGCTCACCGCGGTGGCGCTGATGCCGTCCTGGCGCGGGCTTTCCGGCTGGGCCGGAATGCCGATTCTGTCCCAGTTTTCTGTCATTTCCCGAGCACCTGTCCCCCAAAGCCGTTCATGCATACTGACTATATGAGCCTACGCCTGAGCCGACGGGCGCAGTATCCGTCGGAAGGCTGAGATTTGGACACAATTCCGCGTCCGGCCACAGGCGGCGATAAACTGGGCTGACACGTCACGCCGTCCAGCCGCAAGGCCGTGCCTGACCTCCAGAACTCCGATTGATCCAGTGAAGGTACGCGCATGAGTACGCCCACTTCCGAAGTGCACACAGCAACGCAGCCACAGGAGCTGCCCGAAGGCACTGCCGTGACCAAACAGCTGATTGTGCAGAAGTTCGGCGGCTCCTCCGTGTCGGATGCCGAGGGCGTCAAGCGCGTCGCCAAGCGCGTGGTCGACGCGCAGCGGGCCGGCAACGAAGTGGTGGTGGTCGTTTCGGCCATGGGCGACACCACCGACGAACTGCTGGACCTCGCCGCCCAGGTGACCGACTCCGCCCCCGCCCGCGAGATGGACATGCTCCTCTCCGCCGGTGAGCGCATCTCCATGGCCCTGCTGGCCATGGCCATCAACAAGTTCGGCGCCTCAGCACAGTCCTTCACCGGCTCCCAGGCCGGCATGATCACGGACGGCATCCATGGCAAGGCGCGCATTATCGACGTCGATCCGCACCGCATCCGCACGGCCCTGGACAAGGGGCACATCGCGATCGTCGCCGGCTTCCAGGGCATGAGCCGTAGCACCAACGAGATCACCACCCTGGGCCGCGGCGGCTCGGACACCACCGCCGTCGCGCTAGCGGCCGCACTCGACGCCGATGTCTGCGAGATCTACACAGACGTTGACGGCATCTATACCGCGGACCCCCGGGTGGTGCCTTCCGCCCAGAAAATCGACACCATCTCCAGCGAGGAAATGCTGGAACTCGCGGCGTCCGGTGCGAAGATCCTGCACCTGCGCTGCGTTGAATATGCGCGCCGGTTCGGTGTGCCGTTGCATGTCCGGTCCTCATTCAGCCAGAACGAAGGCACCTGGGTCATCCCCAGCGCCGAAGACAAGATCACCACTCAAGAGGGAGTTGCCTTGGAGCAGCCAATCATCTCCGGCGTTGCACACGACCGTTCCGAAGCCAAGGTCACTGTGGTGGGTGTACCGGACATTCCCGGCAAGGCGGCCGCGATCTTCCAGGTCATTGCCGACGCCCACTCGAACATCGACATGATCGTGCAGAACGTTTCCACGCACGGCACGGGCCGGACGGATATTTCCTTCACGCTCCCCATCGTCGAAGGCGCGGAGGCCCTGGAAGCGCTCAAGGCCGCGCAGCCGGACATCGGGTTCGAGAACATCGAATACAACGAACAGATCGGCAAACTGTCCCTGATCGGGGCCGGCATGCGGTCACACCCGGGCGTCTCCGCGACGTTCTTCAAGGCCTTGTCCGATGCCGGGATCAACATCAACATGATCTCCACCTCGGAAATCCGGATCTCCGTGGTGACACACGCCGATCTCCTCGATGACGCCGTCCGTGCCATCCACAAGGCCTTCGACCTGGACAGCGAGGACGAGGCAACCGTCTACGGCGGCACCGGGCGCTAGCCCAAGTCACCCTCTAAAAAAGCAACGCGTTGCTTTTGTTTCAGCCCTGTTTGTCCAATTCTTCGCGGCGCACGGCGTAGTGATGACCTTCGGAATCGGTTTCCACTACGAAGTGGGAAAGGTCCTCATCAGAGGCCTGCTCGAACTGATCATGCTTGTGGAGCACGGGCGAATCCGCGTCCAGGCGCGTTGCCGGCCCGAAGACAAAACGGAGCCTGTCAGTCGCGTGCATAAAACCGGTGAGCGCATGTCCCATTGTTTCCACCCCCTTCCCGCGTTGCGGGCGAAAGAGCCGCTACCTCCTTGTGGAGTCAGTGCCCCTATTTTACGCCCGCCTCCCGAAAAAGGGTCTGGTGAGGTTGGGCATGGTGGGGAGGCCGGGGAGGGTCAGCGGAGGGACTGGTCGTCCGGGTTCCTGGGCACAACATAGGTGCTGCCGTCCGGGCGGGTGACCGTTTCCCATTGCTGGGTTTCCCGCTCGCGCTGAACCAGGAGTGCCCGGTTCTCTTCGGTCATGTCATGCACCAGGGAACTGCGGTTGGCCGGGCCGAAAATCGCCCTGAGCTTGCCGGTTGCGCGCATGAACCGCTGGGATGCGTTGCCCTTGTCGGCTGACTTGCCTTTGCCCATGAAAGTGACCCCTTCGATAGAACCCGATTACCCGCTCCAGTGTACGCTAACAATTAGTGCACTAACTATTGGAGGAATGTTATGACGGTACGGGCCGGCGCTGCGCGGCAGCAGGACGATGACCTCCTCTTGGAGCAACAGCTCTGTTTTGCCCTCACCGTGGCATCCAGAAGCGTGGTGGGCGCCTACAAGCCCGTCCTCGAAAAGCTCGGACTCACCCACCCGCAGTACCTTGTGATGCTGTGCCTGTGGGAATCAGCACCCCGCACCCTGCGCAGCATCAGTGAAGCCCTGGCGCAGGCCCCGGCCACCATCTCACCTCTTCTTCGGCGGCTGGAGGAGGCCGGCTTTGTCACCCGCCAACGGGTGGACGGAAACGAACGGACTCTTGCCGTGGGCCTGACCTCGGCCGGCGCCGCGCTGCGTCAGCAGGCCATTTCCGTCCCGGGCACCATGATGGAACGCCTGGGGCTGACCCGTGAGCAGGTGGGCGCGCTGCACAAATCCATGATGGGGCTCATCGCCGCCACCGCCGGATCCAGCGGGCAACCCGTCGGGGAGTAAATGCGGCA
It encodes:
- a CDS encoding ABC transporter permease, which encodes MSQQTEPTQRPPASGFGAGYLAGIRDVVVLELKQRLRSRGWYIMLAIWFILTGLVTWLTWASWNAQREAQRAYSNFMPPDQGPGSMIFEVVLAFVLLFALLVAPALSANAVNGDRAGGTLAILQVTLLRPGQILWGKFFAAWAAALAFLVASTPFLVIGVSLGGMTPGHVIVALLMLAVEVGVVCAIGVGISALAGRPLFSIVVTYLAVAGLVFGSLIAFGLGTGLSQGTIMANQAQYRNYEPLQPVPDETAPQEPQYTCSGPLRAQPAVRTERVAWMLAMNPYVVVADAIPYTVRVNSGLGMSSPVGAIESISQGARYAMAGPEGTYPCANGEAKPQYLAQSTPLWPLGLGLQLLLAGLLMWLGWRSLRTPAHRLARGTRIA
- a CDS encoding ABC transporter ATP-binding protein, whose amino-acid sequence is MTENWDRIGIPAQPESPRQDGISATAVSRSFGQVHAVEHMDFHAPSGKVTALIGPNGAGKTTLLLMLASLLAPDSGTVTVDGLDPQHHRAEVRKRIGWMPDTLGVWESLTAREILTQIARFYRLPKAGIPQRVTEMLDRVRLSDLADQPARVLSRGQQQRLSLARALIHDPSVLLLDEPASGLDPGSRVELRVMLRQLAAEGKSIVVSSHVLSELDEIADAAVFVNRGKTVRHQTTDAAAASGRRYAISATDGAALAAKLTDLGLAFRVEDGRRPAVSLVLLNDDDAARLLRDLVLAGVGVSSFAPASGALEETYMNLEGERR
- a CDS encoding aspartate kinase is translated as MSTPTSEVHTATQPQELPEGTAVTKQLIVQKFGGSSVSDAEGVKRVAKRVVDAQRAGNEVVVVVSAMGDTTDELLDLAAQVTDSAPAREMDMLLSAGERISMALLAMAINKFGASAQSFTGSQAGMITDGIHGKARIIDVDPHRIRTALDKGHIAIVAGFQGMSRSTNEITTLGRGGSDTTAVALAAALDADVCEIYTDVDGIYTADPRVVPSAQKIDTISSEEMLELAASGAKILHLRCVEYARRFGVPLHVRSSFSQNEGTWVIPSAEDKITTQEGVALEQPIISGVAHDRSEAKVTVVGVPDIPGKAAAIFQVIADAHSNIDMIVQNVSTHGTGRTDISFTLPIVEGAEALEALKAAQPDIGFENIEYNEQIGKLSLIGAGMRSHPGVSATFFKALSDAGININMISTSEIRISVVTHADLLDDAVRAIHKAFDLDSEDEATVYGGTGR
- a CDS encoding MarR family winged helix-turn-helix transcriptional regulator, translated to MTVRAGAARQQDDDLLLEQQLCFALTVASRSVVGAYKPVLEKLGLTHPQYLVMLCLWESAPRTLRSISEALAQAPATISPLLRRLEEAGFVTRQRVDGNERTLAVGLTSAGAALRQQAISVPGTMMERLGLTREQVGALHKSMMGLIAATAGSSGQPVGE